CTCATTGTCAGCCACCACACTGACCACCAGTAGGTAGTGACGCATTGGTGGTCCACACTTAGACCACCGGGGATTTATGACTGCAGCCACAATGACCCCCTCCCACGAGAGCCGTGAACAAAGCTCTCCTGCAGGGATCGTGGCATGACCAGGGAGGGGTGTCGGCAGCCACCTTACTATTTGCCGACATCATCGGTTTCCTGGGAGATGATCCTTGACCGCCTAGCCATGGCGGGGACCTCGCTGCACAACCATGTGCATGAGAATGCATGTGGCCGTTAACTCCTTGGCTCATTCGCGTCGTGGCGCATCAAGGGTGCCGACAGCATCCTTATGGATCGTTGACCTTTTTTGTTCTCGAAGAAATGCCCCCGAGCACCGTGGCGCACGGTGAGCAATGGTGGCCTTGGGCCATGAAATCCATGCACGATGCATCGCCCCCCTCCCACTAGAGTTCGAGCTCCCATTGGAGATCAATACCATCATCACTAGTGTCTCCCGCCGGGTTAGGGGTGGTCCCAAATCACCTCCCATGACAATTGCTTTGTCGTGTCAGCTATGTGCACAGGACTGCACATGGCCAAGAGCCTTGGCCCATTCCCACCATGGCATGGCATAGCCTCCGGCAGCCACTTAGTGGCCCACCGGGAGTTGTATGCCCCTCCCAAGGATGGTTCCCGACTACCCCAACCATGGAGGATGGTCCCTGGCCATGTACGCAATGCACAAAGTGTGCAAAACTTGAGAAGCAAACAGATATAtacttaaggaaaaaaaaaagacacgtGGCATATTGATAGTGTGCCACGTCAATGTGtggaattcttttatatttataatattttctattaataaaatatgcacatggtAATCCTTTTAGggctcgtttggttacacagttcaaataaagtaagataaaatttttattaaaagtgaaataaaatattgttataatataattttttaatattaatttgttttgaaatttgaaaaaattatattgtttattatattttgtatagaaatttgataaaagtataacgattagatgagataagattagatAATTTGATATTTGGTAACCAAACAAAGACTTCAAATAccaaatgtttttcttttcatagcTTAAAATTTGTGATAACTTTTGAATGGAATATTCtacctttttattttccatGTTATTGAAGCTTAAAAATGAATTATACACAAGTTTGTTCTATAGGTTTGATTGGTTTTACCTTAGATGTGGAATTATGAGATCATGGATAATGTACTTAGTTTGAACGCAAACAACTACGTCGGTTccccaataataatgtcatttttaattttcccaAGTCTTCACAAGTTGTCATGACACATAACGCTAGTGACCCATCAGAATGTACAACGCTAGTGTACTAGTTACGACATCTCGCACGTGGTTTCACAACATCTTTAGAGAGAAGACGAAATGGAGATGATGAATAAGAGTTTAGAAAGAACGAAATGTCACATGAGAACAATGCTAGTGGaaaagagagggagggagatcATATTCTACGTAGAAGTTGCAATGAATGACCGttgaatctaaaaaaaaaaaaagaaaaaaaaaagtccaataaGTTCAACAAAACGCGTCTCTTTAAATTTCCATGTACTTTCGTAGATGGTAGGCGTAATTGGCCAAATTCAACCCCTGCAGAGTGCAGATCAGAGGGTATAGATAGATCCATCATTTTTCATGAATATGCAGGCCAAAAAGAAGAGTCGTTTAAAGAACGGAAACCATGTTATTAGAGAAGCTGGTAATCTCTTGTACAGATTATTTGAATTGGCGGAAAAAGGAGGAGAGTCGACATGAGAGACAGGCAGAAAGGGAAAGATTGTTTCTAGACAACGGAAGCAAGGTCTTGGAGGAGCTGGTTGCCTCTTGTAATGGCAAGCCTACTCCAATCCGTAGCTTCTCCCATGAAGAGCTCAGGTTAGCAACCGGTAACTTTGACGGTCGTCGTGTTCTTAATCAAATCAAGAGTTATAAATGGTACAAGGGTTCTCTCGACGACCGAACAATTTCCATTAAGAAGTACGAAAAAGATTCGATCGAGCAAGAGTATGTCGTCACCGATATCGCTATTTCTGCAAAAGTAAGCGGTCACAAGAATGTTTTAAAGCTAGTCGGGTGCTGTCTCGAGACTCAACTGCCCACTTTAGTATATGAATCTGCCGATGGGACCCTTGCCGATCGTATCTATGTTATCAAAGACGATGGAACTCGGAACGAACATCAGCCCATGGCATGGCAGAGCAGGTTGAAGATTGCAAGGGAGATTGCTCATGCTGTTGCATACCTCCACAATGCCTTCTCCAGACCCATCATTCATAGGGATATAAGATTGGGAAATATCTGGTTAAACCAACACGATGTTCCCAAACTGGCTGAATTCTCGCTCTGCATCTCAGTCCCCGAGGGTGAGACTTTTGTAGAAGACGATGTGCATGGGAGTATCGGGTTTATATGCCCAAGCTATGTTGCTACCGGCAAGGTAACAGAGAAAACAGATGTCTATAGTTTTGGAATGATGCTGTTGGTGATTTTAACAGCGCAACGTCCTTATAATCGTAGAGTAACGTCTGCTGATGATGAAGGAGATGCGAGCTTAGTAAATTACGTAAGAAATCATGCAATAAGTCAAATTGTGGATCCGGCATTAATGGTGGATGGATCACAAAGTGTACTAATAGGTACGGAGCAACAATTGCAATCTGTACTGCAGCTTGCCCTCACATGCGTTGATGACGATCCAGAGATTAGGCCGACCATGATTGATGTTACAGAAGAACTACGGCGGATTGAGAGGTTCGTTTCATAATTATCTTCGATCTCACGTACGTGTCGTGTACTTCTACATGATTCAAATTCTTTCATGAACACCAATTCGATCTGTTCTGTACGAGGCAACCTGGTGCTGATCTCTTTGCTCGCTTGCAATGAAAATGGTAGCTTTAATTTGAACTCGATAAAGATGACATTCATTGGGAGTGTCGAGTTTCAATATGTTGTTAGCTAGCTAGATACAATAAGATTTTTGTACGCTTGCTCATGATGAGTGGATGtactcatcaaatgcatcatttGATCTGTTGATCAATTCTTACTTTCAATTTCATGTCACAGCAAATAAACCAAAAAGTGTTGTATGTTGTATGGATGTGTTTTAAAACAATATCCCTATCTATTCTCGTGATCATATACATGACAGATCAGGGCAAATGCCATTATATAGGCCAAAAGATCCGAACAAGCTAGCTAGGAATACATGACCTATAGGTGTATATAAGAACGATGATATGGATGTTCTacgaaataaaataaacttaattaagaattaaacaatTTATATCTGAATCAAAATTCAGCAACCACACGCAGAGGGtgaaatagttttagataaatgatatttacagtcgtgagtgtgcaaagattatataattatttaaaaaaatgaataaataaaaaacctacgtgaaaagaaaactaattttttaataatagattctaaatttttttcaaagaaatcgCATGACGCTTGCATACTTTAtcactgtatatagcattattcgTGATGATGAACTCCATCCAAAAAGATGTTGGAAAACatctattaaataaattataaactgAAAAACTTATTATATGTAACCATGAATGTCATAACATAATTGAAGATGCGCATACCTTTTCAATCCTCTTAAATACTgcactttttaatcaatcacttGATCAGAGTTGTGacaatacaaataaaatcaaaatgtaCTTAGATGACAACATTTTATACAATCATGTATTAAAACGAGGGTATTTATGTAAAgtgattttacttttttagttactttacaaaaatactctgttctcatttaaaatataattatataaacttataaaaatagttATATGTCTATTATTTTTCTAGGTGATAAAATCAGATTtattaaaatggaaaaaacaatgtttaatatattaaaaactcttatttaatcaACAAGTTTTTCCTCATCAACCCATAGTAAAATGGGCCAACCTTAATTCAGCCTTCAAGCCAAGGCCTGGACTTGTTTGTTCACTTTGCCAATCCACCACCGGTCCACCACAGAATACATTAGAGTCCAGTTCCCGGCCCGGCCATTAAACCGATCTCGTCCTCGCTCACAGACTCACAGTCGCTGCCATATCGCTTCGTAGGAATGCGTGGAACTGATTCCTAAGAAGCGATCGATCTAGCGAGCGAGAGAGATGGGagtagagaaagaagaagaaaccctAGGACATCAGTGCTCGATGGCATCTCTTCTCGTCTTCATGATTGTAATCAGCTTCCAGTTAGTCTCCATCTGGCTCGAACGCTTGAAAAAGGCTCGTTCATATTATTTTAGCTTTATTTCGTTTGGTTATAGATTTTGCTTCTagctaaaaattatatttctcgTTGTGTTTGATGAAAGAGATGGTTGCGAATAGAGAGGTATTgcttggcaaaaaaaaaaaaggagccgAAAAGTATTGTATTATCTGTATTATCGCACAGGAGTCCGGATGCTATCTGATGGATGCTGACgttttatatttgtaaattgGAGGTATATATTTGAATTCAGTTCTTAGATGGGGGGTTTTATATCACACTTAAAAACTTTCCTTGAAACAGAGATTAACCGAAACGtatcttatatatttaaatttggtTCTTAGGCTGTCTTAAACATAGCGTATTTAAGATTAAGATTATCTGCAATGTTGTAGCTTATATGTAAATCGATGTAAATAAGTTAGCTGACTGCAATAATTGCATGCTGGTACTATCGGGGAAAGATTCCACTCTAAGGTTGCAATAATTAATTGCATGCTGTTTTTCTAATCATTCTTAAATAacatcttcttttatttatttatttatttatcatactGTCTCTTTTTAGAGAGGACCTAAGAGTGCTGAAGTACTCCAGTTACAGGGAGAGATAAAGCAACTCTTGAAAGAGGCTAGCTCCTTGTCACAGTGAGTGGTTCGGTAACTGACATTAAATTTCTACTTGATTGGGCGGAAGCTGTACTGAGTGCCTGATCTCTTTTGATATTAGATCaaaacaacatttcattggtttaacattttgtgattatttttttaaccattaatgGTACGTAACTATGCATCACTGCAATCTTGTTTTTCCAAAAGCTTTTCTTACACTTTGCTGCCGAATGAGGATCCTCAACCAGTAGTAGATTTCTGTTACAAGTTaatctgctttatttttttaatacaacttaatatgctttatttttaaaatttatggttgttcagtttttatttattgtcgTTGGAagagtttagatttatttttaaaggaatACTTTAGCCTTAAATAACAATTTACCTTTCAGAGAGTAGATGTTAAATATGGATAAAactatatcttttcttttctgatgAAATATTCATATATCTATATGATTTGCTTCTTTGTTGGTTACAGGCCATCCACATTCGCACAGGCTGCCAAGCTTAGGAGGTTAGCAGCTGCCAAGGAGAAGGAAGTTGCAGATTGTAAGACTATCTGCAGCTCAGCTCATCAACTTACATTTACTCATTTTATGGACATGTTAGCATGTATAGtcttatcaattttaatttcttgattgaTCGATTGGGCAATTTTGGAATTTGTTcagttttttgtaattttgcaGTTTGTTTATCTTGAGTTTTCAGCAAACCTTTTTC
This genomic window from Carya illinoinensis cultivar Pawnee chromosome 7, C.illinoinensisPawnee_v1, whole genome shotgun sequence contains:
- the LOC122315788 gene encoding serine/threonine-protein kinase ZRK1-like — its product is MLLEKLVISCTDYLNWRKKEESRHERQAERERLFLDNGSKVLEELVASCNGKPTPIRSFSHEELRLATGNFDGRRVLNQIKSYKWYKGSLDDRTISIKKYEKDSIEQEYVVTDIAISAKVSGHKNVLKLVGCCLETQLPTLVYESADGTLADRIYVIKDDGTRNEHQPMAWQSRLKIAREIAHAVAYLHNAFSRPIIHRDIRLGNIWLNQHDVPKLAEFSLCISVPEGETFVEDDVHGSIGFICPSYVATGKVTEKTDVYSFGMMLLVILTAQRPYNRRVTSADDEGDASLVNYVRNHAISQIVDPALMVDGSQSVLIGTEQQLQSVLQLALTCVDDDPEIRPTMIDVTEELRRIERFVS